One genomic region from Chthonomonas calidirosea T49 encodes:
- a CDS encoding SGNH/GDSL hydrolase family protein, translating into MRFLSHLHNMAIVGLLCAFLPAIARADKPTPFYLHNGDRVVFYGDSITEQRRYTTYIETYCVAHFPKEHFTFINSGWGGDRVTGGGGGPIDLRLKRDVLAYKPTVVTICLGMNDAGYRPFSPQLYQTFIQGYRHIIETLEKNLPGVRITLLTAPAYDDVTRPPNFPGGYNSVLTAFNEGVKELAREYHLVLADTNAPLVSLLARAIVADPKLALTIIPDRVHPDYSGHLIMASAVLLAWNAPSTVADVEIDANSGQLTHAENTHITHLQTTNGTVSFDETDNSLPWPFDRDPNKNPATLLALSCSDVENELNRYQLKVTGLTAAAYTLKVDGQNVAQLTPQELAQGIDLAALPMLPTCAQAQKVLDLANRHVALHFQRWRVVQVPNANGLEVPPAIHQQMDALDSQEAEVVAQERLAALPTTHHVELVPSTTSPSP; encoded by the coding sequence GTGCGCTTTTTGAGTCATCTCCACAACATGGCCATCGTCGGCCTGCTGTGTGCTTTTCTTCCCGCCATCGCTCGGGCGGATAAGCCAACTCCTTTCTATCTGCACAACGGTGATCGCGTGGTGTTCTATGGCGATAGCATCACCGAACAACGCCGCTACACCACCTACATCGAGACGTATTGCGTGGCGCATTTCCCCAAAGAGCATTTCACGTTCATCAATTCAGGTTGGGGCGGCGACCGCGTTACCGGAGGGGGCGGAGGCCCTATTGATTTGCGCCTCAAGCGCGATGTGCTGGCTTATAAACCCACGGTGGTGACGATCTGCCTCGGTATGAACGATGCCGGTTATCGGCCTTTCAGCCCACAGCTCTACCAGACCTTTATTCAGGGCTATCGGCATATCATTGAAACGCTGGAAAAAAACCTGCCGGGCGTCCGCATCACGTTGCTCACCGCCCCGGCCTACGACGATGTAACCCGTCCCCCCAATTTCCCTGGGGGCTACAACTCCGTGTTAACGGCTTTCAACGAGGGCGTGAAAGAGCTTGCCCGTGAGTACCATCTGGTGTTGGCCGATACGAACGCGCCGCTAGTAAGCCTGTTGGCGCGCGCCATCGTGGCCGACCCCAAACTTGCTCTCACCATTATCCCCGATAGAGTTCACCCCGACTACAGTGGGCATCTGATAATGGCTTCGGCCGTGCTGTTGGCCTGGAACGCTCCTTCCACCGTGGCGGATGTCGAGATTGATGCCAACAGCGGCCAGCTGACCCATGCTGAAAATACCCACATAACCCACCTTCAGACGACAAACGGCACCGTGTCGTTTGATGAAACCGATAACTCTTTGCCGTGGCCGTTCGATCGCGATCCGAATAAGAACCCCGCTACCTTGCTTGCACTCTCCTGCAGCGATGTGGAAAACGAGCTGAACCGTTATCAGTTAAAGGTTACAGGGCTTACTGCCGCCGCCTATACGCTGAAGGTGGACGGGCAGAACGTGGCGCAGCTGACCCCACAAGAGCTTGCCCAAGGGATAGACCTTGCCGCGCTTCCCATGCTGCCTACCTGCGCGCAGGCTCAAAAAGTGCTCGATCTTGCCAATCGCCATGTCGCTCTCCATTTCCAGAGGTGGCGTGTGGTTCAAGTGCCGAACGCCAACGGCTTGGAGGTTCCTCCTGCCATACACCAGCAGATGGACGCGCTGGATTCGCAGGAAGCTGAGGTTGTGGCACAAGAGCGTTTGGCTGCTTTACCCACCACGCACCATGTTGAATTGGTGCCCTCGACAACCTCCCCTTCACCCTAA
- a CDS encoding GNAT family N-acetyltransferase, with protein sequence METIGCARPEELDAVLHVMCKAFGMNFAVARPIFYADPHIAPENKLVVRKAGQVVSCLSLSEHLCWIGQAQVKLAGIAGVATLPEFQRQGLATRLLNFAYDTLKERGFALAALLPLNALYYQRRGWETIGCATCFQIDRQALPPAPASRGLRKVEVNDAELLAATFPSVAAGKTLRLQRDALRWRRLIERLPGGYLYFDELGRLKGWLFYDYRLGSVEIGAQRARLPTLQIQELYAPTPEAQSAFIGYLARQRRTEIVEYSTTHHELAESGLAPYVKSQERALNCMARVIRFDQVLEALKANWDAVRSDFPLALKLYDPYPQPSMQYVELHLNGATSVVKSISEERYEQHRQRAVGTAQSWVQVLVGTTGALQACEEGRLSPSNPETQALLGQMFPPRHPYLSPLDNF encoded by the coding sequence ATGGAGACAATCGGTTGCGCTCGGCCAGAGGAGCTAGACGCCGTATTGCACGTAATGTGCAAAGCGTTTGGGATGAACTTTGCCGTAGCGCGACCGATCTTTTACGCCGATCCTCACATAGCGCCAGAGAACAAGTTGGTGGTGCGCAAAGCGGGGCAGGTGGTCAGCTGCCTAAGTCTGTCGGAGCATCTCTGCTGGATAGGGCAGGCGCAGGTGAAGCTTGCCGGTATTGCTGGGGTGGCCACATTGCCGGAATTTCAACGCCAAGGCTTAGCGACTCGGTTACTGAACTTTGCCTACGATACGCTGAAGGAACGGGGGTTTGCCTTGGCTGCCCTCCTGCCTCTTAACGCCCTCTACTACCAAAGGCGGGGCTGGGAAACGATCGGTTGCGCCACCTGTTTTCAGATAGACCGACAGGCGTTGCCGCCAGCCCCGGCAAGCAGGGGACTTCGGAAGGTTGAAGTGAACGATGCGGAGTTGCTGGCAGCGACCTTCCCTTCCGTAGCAGCGGGAAAAACTTTGCGCCTGCAGCGCGACGCGTTGCGCTGGCGCCGCCTCATTGAGCGACTTCCCGGTGGGTACCTTTATTTCGACGAGTTGGGGCGACTGAAGGGATGGCTGTTTTATGACTATCGCTTGGGAAGCGTGGAAATAGGGGCGCAGCGTGCAAGACTACCTACTCTGCAGATCCAAGAGCTTTATGCGCCAACGCCCGAGGCACAAAGCGCCTTCATAGGATATTTAGCGCGTCAGCGCCGCACGGAGATAGTTGAATACTCCACCACTCACCATGAGCTAGCCGAAAGCGGTTTAGCGCCTTACGTTAAGTCGCAAGAGCGGGCGCTCAACTGTATGGCGCGCGTTATTCGCTTCGACCAGGTGCTGGAGGCCTTAAAGGCAAATTGGGACGCCGTAAGAAGCGATTTTCCGTTGGCTCTAAAGCTGTACGACCCCTATCCGCAGCCCTCCATGCAGTATGTGGAGCTACATCTGAATGGCGCTACGAGTGTTGTTAAGAGCATATCGGAAGAGAGGTACGAGCAACATCGGCAACGTGCAGTGGGCACGGCTCAAAGTTGGGTGCAGGTGCTTGTAGGCACGACGGGTGCTTTGCAGGCCTGCGAGGAGGGGAGATTGTCGCCTTCCAACCCAGAGACCCAAGCGCTTTTAGGGCAGATGTTTCCTCCACGCCATCCCTATCTGTCCCCACTGGACAATTTCTAA